Proteins from a genomic interval of Kaistia defluvii:
- the purC gene encoding phosphoribosylaminoimidazolesuccinocarboxamide synthase, with protein MNRRRRIYEGKGKILFEGPEPGTLIQFFKDDATAFNNKKHEVVDGKGVLNNRISEHIFTHLNRMGIPTHFIRRLNMREQLIREVEIIPLEIVVRNVAAGSLAKRLGLEEGTVLPRSIIEFYYKADALDDPMVSEEHITAFGWATPQEIDDIMALAIRVNDFLSGLFLGAGIQLVDFKIECGRLWEADMMRIVVADEISPDSCRLWDVQTQNKLDKDRFRRDMGGLVEAYQEVARRLGILTEEQERPQGGGPVLVQ; from the coding sequence ATGAACCGTCGTCGGCGCATCTATGAAGGCAAAGGCAAGATCCTTTTCGAAGGACCCGAGCCTGGGACGCTGATCCAGTTCTTCAAAGACGATGCGACTGCCTTCAACAACAAGAAGCATGAGGTTGTTGACGGAAAGGGCGTGTTGAACAACCGCATTTCCGAGCACATTTTCACGCATCTGAACCGGATGGGCATCCCGACGCATTTCATCCGTCGGTTGAACATGCGCGAGCAGCTGATCCGCGAAGTCGAGATCATCCCGCTCGAAATCGTCGTCCGCAACGTTGCGGCCGGCTCGCTTGCCAAGCGCCTTGGCCTCGAGGAAGGCACGGTTCTGCCCCGCTCGATCATCGAGTTCTACTACAAGGCAGACGCGCTCGACGACCCGATGGTCTCGGAAGAGCACATCACGGCATTCGGCTGGGCCACCCCGCAGGAAATCGACGACATCATGGCGCTTGCCATCCGCGTCAACGACTTCCTGTCCGGCCTCTTCCTGGGCGCCGGCATCCAGCTCGTCGATTTCAAGATCGAGTGCGGACGCCTCTGGGAAGCCGACATGATGCGGATCGTCGTCGCCGACGAGATCTCGCCCGATTCGTGCCGGCTCTGGGACGTTCAGACCCAGAACAAGCTCGACAAGGACCGCTTCCGCCGCGACATGGGCGGCCTCGTCGAGGCCTACCAGGAAGTCGCGCGCCGTCTCGGCATCCTGACCGAAGAGCAGGAGCGGCCGCAGGGCGGCGGGCCTGTCCTCGTTCAGTAG
- a CDS encoding NAD(P)/FAD-dependent oxidoreductase translates to MERFDAIVLGAGIVGVSAALNLQKRNRNVVLIDRRDPGEATSYGNAGVIERDGFYPIVFPRQFGALWKYGRNDETALHYNRRFLPKIAPWLLKLRAESSPRAIDAYAEAMNPILAHAASEHGVLAGKGRAVEFFRGTGWLKGYRSIARFEADTKMQLALAKRFGVRYEILDNHEITDLEPDLAPVFARAVFWPDTVSVASPGGVVKAYARLFEAMGGTFAHGDAMSLRRENDLWVVDMDGRKATAPDVVVALGPWAMDLLKPLGYRYPLAVKRGYHLHFKPRGDAALERPVVDVAHGYALTPMRQGYRITSGIEFDARDAPPTPVQIAKILPQVKALFPLGEQIEEEPWMGSRPCFPDSMPIVGPAPRHPGLWLNFGHGHLGFTLGPATGRLLAELITREMPFVDPAPFSATRFS, encoded by the coding sequence ATGGAGCGTTTCGACGCCATCGTGCTCGGCGCCGGGATCGTCGGCGTGTCGGCCGCCCTCAACCTGCAGAAGCGCAACCGAAACGTGGTCCTGATCGACCGGCGCGATCCGGGCGAGGCCACGTCCTATGGCAATGCCGGCGTCATCGAGCGCGACGGTTTCTATCCGATCGTGTTTCCCCGCCAGTTCGGGGCGCTGTGGAAATATGGCCGCAACGACGAAACCGCGCTGCACTACAATCGCCGCTTCCTGCCGAAGATCGCGCCTTGGCTGCTGAAGCTCAGGGCCGAATCCTCGCCGCGCGCCATCGACGCCTATGCCGAGGCGATGAACCCGATCCTGGCGCATGCGGCGAGCGAGCATGGCGTGCTGGCCGGCAAGGGCAGGGCGGTCGAGTTCTTCCGCGGCACGGGATGGCTCAAGGGCTATCGCAGCATCGCCCGCTTCGAGGCCGACACCAAGATGCAGCTGGCCTTGGCCAAGCGTTTCGGCGTTCGCTACGAGATCCTGGATAACCACGAGATCACGGATCTGGAGCCCGACCTCGCGCCGGTTTTTGCCCGCGCCGTGTTCTGGCCGGATACCGTCTCCGTCGCCAGCCCCGGCGGCGTCGTCAAGGCCTATGCACGGCTGTTCGAGGCGATGGGCGGCACCTTCGCGCATGGCGACGCGATGTCGCTTCGGCGCGAGAACGATCTCTGGGTGGTCGACATGGACGGCCGCAAGGCGACCGCGCCGGATGTCGTCGTGGCGCTCGGACCCTGGGCGATGGACCTGCTCAAGCCGCTCGGCTACCGCTATCCGCTCGCCGTCAAGCGCGGCTATCACCTGCATTTCAAGCCGCGCGGCGACGCCGCCCTCGAGCGGCCGGTCGTCGATGTCGCGCATGGCTATGCGCTGACGCCGATGCGGCAGGGCTACCGGATCACCTCGGGCATCGAGTTCGACGCGCGCGATGCGCCGCCGACCCCGGTGCAGATCGCCAAGATCCTGCCGCAGGTCAAGGCGCTGTTTCCGCTCGGCGAGCAGATCGAGGAGGAGCCCTGGATGGGATCGCGGCCCTGTTTCCCGGACTCCATGCCGATCGTCGGGCCGGCCCCGCGCCATCCCGGCCTCTGGCTGAATTTCGGCCACGGCCATCTGGGCTTCACGCTGGGGCCGGCCACGGGCCGGCTCCTGGCCGAACTGATCACCCGCGAAATGCCCTTCGTCGACCCCGCCCCGTTCAGCGCGACGCGGTTTTCCTAG
- the rpe gene encoding ribulose-phosphate 3-epimerase encodes MAAPLLISPSILASDFSRLGEEVRAVEAAGADWIHLDIMDGHFVPNITFGPPVVRALRPLTDAMFDVHLMIAPADPYLAEFAEAGADLITVHAEAGPHLHRSLQTIRHLGKKAGVALNPSTPESAIAYVLDMIDLVLVMSVNPGFGGQSFIPESVDKVARIKAMIGNRPIHIEVDGGVAPDTAPALVKAGADVLVAGSSIFKGGSSAFAGNIAAIRDAVARG; translated from the coding sequence ATGGCCGCGCCCCTGCTGATCTCGCCATCCATCCTCGCTTCGGACTTTTCCCGTCTCGGCGAGGAAGTGCGCGCGGTCGAGGCGGCGGGCGCCGACTGGATCCATCTCGACATCATGGACGGGCATTTCGTCCCCAACATCACCTTCGGCCCGCCGGTCGTCCGCGCGCTGCGGCCGCTGACCGATGCCATGTTCGACGTGCATCTGATGATCGCGCCGGCCGATCCCTACCTGGCCGAATTCGCCGAGGCCGGCGCCGATCTGATCACCGTCCATGCCGAGGCAGGCCCGCATCTGCACCGCTCGCTGCAAACCATCCGCCATCTCGGCAAGAAGGCCGGCGTCGCGCTCAATCCCTCGACGCCGGAAAGCGCCATCGCCTATGTGCTCGACATGATCGACCTGGTGCTGGTGATGAGCGTCAATCCCGGCTTTGGGGGCCAGAGTTTCATCCCGGAATCGGTCGACAAGGTCGCCCGCATCAAGGCGATGATCGGTAACCGTCCGATCCATATCGAAGTGGATGGCGGCGTCGCCCCGGATACCGCCCCGGCCCTGGTGAAGGCGGGCGCCGACGTGCTCGTCGCCGGCTCCTCGATCTTCAAGGGCGGCAGCAGCGCCTTTGCTGGTAACATTGCCGCCATCCGGGACGCGGTCGCCCGGGGCTGA
- a CDS encoding DUF1476 domain-containing protein, producing the protein MTTFDQRKDAFENRFALDAALQFKAVSRRNKQLGIWAAALLGKSGVDAETYASDVIAADFEEAGDEDVFRKIRADFDAAGVQQSDHQIRRTMDELLAQAVEQIKSEG; encoded by the coding sequence ATGACGACGTTCGACCAGCGCAAGGACGCTTTCGAGAACCGTTTTGCCCTTGATGCGGCGCTTCAGTTCAAGGCCGTCTCGCGGCGGAACAAGCAGCTCGGCATCTGGGCCGCGGCGCTTCTGGGCAAGTCCGGCGTCGACGCCGAAACCTATGCCTCCGACGTGATCGCAGCCGATTTCGAGGAGGCCGGCGACGAGGACGTGTTCCGCAAGATCCGCGCCGATTTCGACGCGGCCGGCGTTCAGCAGTCGGATCACCAGATCCGCCGCACCATGGACGAACTGCTCGCGCAGGCCGTCGAGCAGATCAAGTCCGAAGGCTAA
- a CDS encoding MIP family channel protein: MQKAIAEFIGTFTLVLFGCGAAVIAGPSIAGAGTVGVLGIAFSFGLAIVAMAYAIGPISGCHVNPAVSLGALIAGRMNVSDFITYVIAQVAGAIVGALVLFIIMQGKASGWTGGMGTNGWGSGYLGEYNVISAFIFEVVATFIFLVVILGVTHKLVPHHFAGLAIGLTLVMIHIVGINVTGVSVNPARSLGPALFAGGAALSQLWLFIVAPFIGAALAGFVYKAGILYNGDAA; encoded by the coding sequence ATGCAAAAAGCCATCGCAGAGTTCATCGGGACTTTTACACTCGTTCTGTTCGGCTGCGGTGCAGCCGTTATCGCGGGTCCCTCGATCGCCGGCGCCGGCACGGTCGGCGTTCTGGGTATTGCCTTTTCCTTCGGCCTGGCGATCGTCGCGATGGCCTATGCGATCGGCCCGATCTCCGGTTGCCACGTCAATCCCGCCGTCAGCCTCGGCGCTCTCATCGCCGGGCGCATGAATGTCAGCGACTTCATCACCTACGTGATCGCCCAGGTTGCGGGCGCCATCGTCGGCGCGTTGGTTCTCTTCATCATCATGCAGGGCAAGGCATCCGGCTGGACGGGCGGCATGGGCACCAATGGCTGGGGCTCCGGCTATCTCGGCGAATACAACGTCATCTCGGCGTTCATCTTCGAAGTGGTCGCGACCTTCATCTTCCTGGTCGTCATTCTGGGCGTCACGCACAAGCTGGTGCCGCACCACTTCGCCGGTCTCGCCATCGGCCTGACGCTGGTCATGATCCACATCGTCGGCATCAACGTCACCGGCGTTTCGGTCAATCCGGCTCGCAGCCTCGGCCCGGCCCTGTTCGCGGGCGGCGCGGCGCTGTCGCAGCTCTGGCTGTTCATCGTGGCGCCGTTCATCGGCGCGGCCCTGGCCGGCTTTGTCTACAAGGCCGGCATTCTCTATAACGGCGACGCGGCATAG
- a CDS encoding glutathione peroxidase has product MSSPLYDIPVNRIDGSQASLGDYAGRVLLVVNVASKCGLTPQYDGLEALYRTYKDRGLTVVGFPANNFMGQEPGTNAEIQDFCRLTYGVDFPMFAKISVKGDDRHPLYDALAGDEDISWNFEKFLIGRDGKVVARFAPKTEPQDPAVVEAIETELAKG; this is encoded by the coding sequence ATGTCCTCCCCGCTCTACGACATTCCCGTCAACCGCATCGACGGCAGCCAGGCTTCGCTCGGCGACTATGCCGGGCGCGTCCTGCTCGTCGTCAACGTCGCCTCGAAATGCGGACTGACGCCGCAATATGACGGGCTGGAAGCGCTCTATCGGACCTACAAGGACAGGGGACTGACGGTCGTCGGCTTCCCGGCCAACAACTTCATGGGCCAGGAGCCGGGCACCAATGCAGAAATCCAGGACTTCTGCCGCCTGACCTATGGCGTCGACTTCCCGATGTTCGCCAAGATCTCGGTCAAGGGCGACGACCGCCACCCGCTCTATGACGCGCTGGCCGGCGACGAGGATATCTCGTGGAACTTCGAGAAGTTCCTGATCGGCCGCGATGGCAAGGTCGTCGCGCGTTTCGCGCCGAAGACGGAGCCGCAGGATCCGGCCGTCGTCGAAGCGATCGAGACGGAACTGGCGAAGGGCTGA
- the purB gene encoding adenylosuccinate lyase — MIPRYSRPEMTAIWSPETKFRIWFEIEAHALDALAEIGTVPKSAAATVWEKGGAATFDIDKIDEIERVTKHDVIAFLTHLAEIVGEDARFVHQGMTSSDVLDTCFNVQLVRAADLLIADVDKLLAALKRRAFEHKNTVTIGRSHGIHAEPITFGMKLAQAYAEFDRNRARLVAARAEVATCAISGAVGSFANIDPRVEEHVAEKLGLVPEPVSTQVIPRDRHAMYFATLGVVASSIERLATEIRHLQRTEVLEAEEYFSPGQKGSSAMPHKRNPVLTENLTGLARLVRGMALPAMENVALWHERDISHSSVERMIGPDATVTLDFALARMTNVIDKLLVYPDNMQKNLDRLGGLVHSQRVLLALTQKGASREDAYSLVQRNAMKVWEQGADFLTELKADPDVTALLSDAEIEEKFDLGYHTKHIDTIFRRVFGEA, encoded by the coding sequence ATGATCCCGCGCTACTCGCGCCCCGAAATGACGGCGATCTGGTCGCCGGAGACCAAGTTCCGCATCTGGTTCGAGATCGAGGCGCATGCGCTCGACGCGCTCGCCGAAATCGGCACCGTTCCGAAATCCGCCGCCGCGACCGTCTGGGAAAAGGGCGGCGCCGCGACCTTCGACATCGACAAGATCGATGAGATCGAGCGCGTCACCAAGCATGACGTCATCGCCTTCCTGACTCATCTGGCCGAGATCGTAGGCGAGGACGCCCGCTTCGTGCATCAGGGCATGACCTCCTCCGACGTGCTCGACACCTGCTTCAATGTCCAGCTGGTGCGCGCCGCCGATCTTCTGATCGCCGATGTCGACAAGCTGCTCGCCGCCCTGAAGCGCCGCGCCTTCGAGCACAAGAACACGGTCACCATCGGCCGCAGCCACGGCATCCATGCCGAGCCGATCACTTTTGGCATGAAACTGGCCCAGGCCTATGCCGAGTTCGACCGCAACCGCGCCCGCCTGGTCGCGGCCCGCGCCGAAGTCGCCACCTGCGCCATTTCCGGCGCCGTCGGCTCGTTCGCCAATATCGACCCGCGCGTCGAGGAGCATGTCGCCGAGAAGCTTGGCCTGGTCCCGGAGCCGGTCTCGACGCAGGTCATTCCGCGCGACCGCCACGCCATGTATTTCGCGACGCTCGGCGTCGTCGCCTCGTCGATCGAGCGCCTGGCGACCGAGATCCGCCATCTGCAGCGCACCGAAGTGCTCGAAGCCGAGGAGTATTTCTCCCCCGGCCAGAAGGGCTCGTCGGCAATGCCGCACAAGCGCAATCCCGTTCTGACCGAGAACCTGACCGGCCTCGCCCGTCTGGTGCGCGGCATGGCGCTGCCGGCGATGGAAAACGTCGCCCTCTGGCATGAGCGCGACATCTCGCACTCCTCGGTCGAGCGCATGATCGGCCCCGACGCGACGGTGACGCTCGATTTCGCCCTCGCCCGCATGACCAACGTCATCGACAAGCTGCTCGTCTATCCCGACAACATGCAGAAGAACCTCGACCGCCTCGGCGGCCTGGTGCATTCGCAGCGCGTGCTTCTCGCCCTGACCCAGAAGGGTGCCTCCCGCGAGGACGCCTACAGCCTGGTCCAGCGCAACGCGATGAAGGTCTGGGAACAGGGCGCCGACTTCCTGACCGAGCTGAAAGCCGACCCGGACGTGACCGCGCTCCTGTCGGACGCGGAGATCGAGGAGAAGTTCGATCTCGGCTACCACACCAAGCACATCGACACGATCTTCCGCCGCGTCTTCGGCGAAGCGTAG
- a CDS encoding amidohydrolase, which translates to MKAIDRRVLMKGGLAAAALIGPAGRVFGETSSLSDLGASLVSSPEATIYLAREIVTIDPVRPSASAVAVVNGRILAVGSLNDVRLILGDQPHRVDDRFGDKVIIPGFIAQHDHPVLAALTMSSEILSIEDWVLPSGTVRAVKDKRDFIERLTKASNALSGPDEPLVSWGYHPAFYGPLTREDLDAVSSERPILVWARSCHEMILNSAALAAGGVTRAVVDGFDETSRKQSDLDQGRFWEQGLFAVLPRIAFLVATPERLRAGLELSRDYMHAKGITFGNEPGGILSKPVQDGVNAVFSSPDMPFRWSFIVDAKSLVAAHDDEAEVIARSEALASWYGGMTSLAPRQAKLFSDGAIYSQLMQVREPYLDDHHGEWMMDKALFDRAFRIYWDAGYQLHVHVNGDAGLDRVLDALEANLRRNPRYDHRTVIVHFAVSAFEQVQRIRNLGAIVSGNPYYVRALADQYSVVGLGPERADAMVRLGDLSRAGIRWSLHSDMPMAPADPLFLMWCAVNRVTASGRVAAPDQRISAEEALRGVTIEAAYSLKMEDEIGSLAPGKRANMTILDRNPLAVNPMEIRDIAVWGTVMEGRVLPGSKGERHASKVPADGGGAAPAFERAALQHALKVVHAHL; encoded by the coding sequence GTGAAAGCCATCGACCGCAGGGTACTGATGAAGGGCGGGCTCGCGGCTGCGGCCCTGATCGGGCCGGCCGGGCGCGTCTTCGGCGAGACTAGCTCCCTTTCGGACCTCGGGGCCTCGCTCGTATCGTCGCCCGAAGCGACGATCTACTTGGCGCGCGAGATCGTCACGATCGATCCCGTCCGTCCGTCGGCGAGTGCGGTCGCCGTTGTGAACGGCCGCATCCTGGCGGTCGGGTCGCTCAATGACGTCCGGCTCATTCTCGGCGACCAGCCGCATCGCGTCGACGACAGGTTCGGAGACAAAGTCATCATACCGGGCTTCATCGCCCAGCACGATCACCCGGTCCTCGCCGCCCTGACCATGTCGTCGGAAATCCTCTCCATCGAGGACTGGGTTCTGCCATCCGGTACGGTTCGCGCCGTCAAGGACAAGCGGGACTTCATCGAGCGCCTGACGAAGGCCTCAAACGCACTGAGCGGACCGGACGAGCCGCTCGTGAGCTGGGGCTATCACCCGGCCTTCTACGGCCCTCTGACGCGCGAGGATTTGGACGCAGTCAGCTCCGAGCGCCCCATCCTTGTCTGGGCGCGCTCCTGCCACGAAATGATCCTCAATAGCGCGGCCCTTGCCGCCGGCGGCGTGACGCGGGCGGTGGTGGACGGATTCGACGAGACGTCCCGCAAGCAGTCTGATCTTGACCAGGGGCGGTTCTGGGAGCAGGGGCTGTTCGCGGTCCTACCGCGCATCGCGTTCCTGGTCGCGACGCCCGAGCGGCTGCGCGCCGGGCTCGAGCTGAGCCGCGACTATATGCATGCCAAGGGGATCACCTTCGGAAACGAGCCCGGCGGCATTCTCTCGAAGCCCGTGCAGGATGGGGTGAATGCTGTCTTCTCGAGCCCCGACATGCCCTTCCGCTGGTCGTTCATCGTTGACGCCAAAAGCCTCGTCGCCGCCCATGACGACGAGGCCGAGGTTATCGCCCGGTCGGAGGCGTTGGCCTCCTGGTACGGCGGAATGACCAGCCTCGCACCAAGGCAGGCCAAGCTCTTCAGCGACGGAGCGATCTACTCGCAGCTCATGCAGGTGCGCGAGCCCTATCTTGACGACCATCATGGCGAGTGGATGATGGACAAGGCGCTGTTCGATCGGGCTTTCCGCATCTACTGGGACGCCGGCTACCAGCTCCATGTGCATGTCAACGGGGATGCAGGACTCGACCGGGTGCTCGACGCGCTCGAGGCGAACCTGCGGCGCAATCCACGCTACGACCACCGTACCGTGATCGTGCACTTCGCAGTGAGCGCCTTCGAGCAAGTCCAGCGCATCCGCAACCTCGGCGCGATCGTCAGCGGCAATCCCTACTATGTCAGGGCGCTCGCCGACCAGTATTCGGTAGTCGGCCTCGGCCCCGAGCGCGCGGACGCGATGGTCCGGCTCGGAGACCTGTCGCGCGCGGGCATCCGCTGGTCCTTGCATTCCGACATGCCGATGGCGCCCGCAGATCCCCTGTTCCTGATGTGGTGCGCGGTTAACCGCGTCACCGCGTCGGGCCGCGTCGCCGCGCCCGATCAGAGGATCTCGGCGGAGGAGGCTCTGCGCGGCGTGACGATCGAGGCGGCCTACTCGCTGAAGATGGAGGACGAGATCGGCAGCCTCGCGCCGGGCAAGCGCGCCAACATGACGATCCTCGACCGGAATCCGTTGGCCGTGAACCCCATGGAGATCCGCGACATCGCGGTCTGGGGAACCGTCATGGAAGGTCGCGTGCTACCCGGCTCAAAGGGCGAGCGGCACGCCTCGAAAGTGCCGGCGGATGGCGGCGGGGCCGCTCCGGCGTTCGAACGGGCGGCATTGCAGCACGCGCTGAAGGTCGTGCACGCTCATCTCTGA
- the purQ gene encoding phosphoribosylformylglycinamidine synthase subunit PurQ translates to MKSAVVVFPGSNRERDMVAAIEKITGHRPVTVWHGDHDLPKVDLIVIPGGFSYGDYLRSGAIAAREPIMGAIAREAERGVAVLGVCNGFQILCEAGLLPGVLMRNAGLKFICKEVELRVETTASQFTRGYAKGQVIRSPVAHGDGNYRTDDETLARLKGEDRIAFRYVANPNGSVDDIAGVLSEKRNILGMMPHPENLIEPLNGGTDGRPLFEAALSAVA, encoded by the coding sequence ATGAAATCCGCTGTCGTCGTCTTCCCCGGGTCCAATCGCGAGCGCGACATGGTCGCCGCGATCGAGAAGATCACCGGCCACCGGCCCGTCACCGTCTGGCACGGCGACCACGACCTGCCCAAGGTCGACCTGATCGTCATTCCCGGTGGCTTCTCCTATGGCGACTATCTGCGCTCCGGCGCGATCGCCGCGCGCGAGCCGATCATGGGCGCCATCGCCCGCGAAGCCGAACGCGGCGTCGCCGTGCTGGGCGTCTGCAACGGCTTCCAGATCCTGTGCGAAGCAGGCCTGCTGCCGGGCGTGCTGATGCGCAATGCCGGGCTCAAGTTCATCTGCAAGGAAGTCGAGCTGCGCGTCGAGACGACGGCGAGCCAGTTCACGCGCGGATATGCCAAGGGCCAGGTGATCCGTTCGCCGGTCGCGCATGGCGACGGCAACTACCGCACTGACGACGAGACGCTGGCCCGCCTGAAGGGCGAGGACCGCATCGCCTTCCGCTATGTCGCCAACCCGAACGGGTCGGTCGACGACATTGCGGGCGTCCTTTCGGAGAAGCGCAACATCCTCGGCATGATGCCGCATCCCGAAAACCTGATCGAGCCGCTGAATGGCGGCACCGACGGCCGGCCTCTGTTCGAAGCCGCGCTTTCCGCCGTCGCCTGA
- a CDS encoding DUF2259 domain-containing protein, whose amino-acid sequence MRVLARLFATCVLAGAPALAMAGDFAERSILGFTPDGSRFAFEEFGIQDGSGFPYSNIFVLDTQKDAWVAGTPVRVRLDDETAGIAAARAAARKQAGDKLNGLDQPGTLLASNPITESGRDPYSVTFRRHPVQQLDGPELTVSLQTIPLDAPNNDDPAYKTQGFRLVLKDERGETVLHEDKALPASRGTALDYRINDVIIQQRFGQPATLVVLVMVLTRGFEGPDGRYMAVTAQLP is encoded by the coding sequence ATGCGCGTTCTTGCCAGGCTATTTGCGACATGCGTCCTCGCCGGCGCGCCCGCCCTCGCTATGGCCGGCGATTTCGCCGAGCGCTCGATCCTCGGCTTCACGCCGGACGGCAGCCGTTTCGCCTTCGAGGAGTTCGGCATCCAGGACGGCTCCGGATTCCCCTATTCCAACATCTTCGTGCTCGACACGCAGAAGGACGCCTGGGTCGCCGGCACGCCGGTGCGCGTCCGGCTGGACGACGAGACCGCCGGGATCGCCGCGGCCCGCGCTGCCGCCCGCAAGCAGGCCGGCGATAAGCTGAACGGCCTCGACCAGCCCGGCACGCTGCTCGCCTCCAACCCGATCACCGAGAGCGGGCGCGATCCCTATTCGGTCACGTTCCGGCGCCATCCGGTCCAGCAACTCGACGGGCCGGAGCTGACCGTCTCGCTGCAGACAATCCCGCTCGACGCCCCCAACAACGACGATCCCGCCTACAAGACCCAGGGCTTCCGCCTGGTGCTCAAGGACGAGCGCGGCGAGACGGTCCTGCATGAGGACAAGGCGCTGCCGGCGAGCCGCGGCACGGCGCTCGACTACCGCATCAACGACGTCATCATCCAGCAGCGCTTCGGCCAGCCGGCAACGCTGGTCGTGCTGGTCATGGTACTGACGCGCGGTTTCGAGGGCCCCGATGGCCGCTACATGGCGGTGACGGCGCAACTGCCCTGA
- the purS gene encoding phosphoribosylformylglycinamidine synthase subunit PurS, producing MKARVTVTLKNGVLDPQGKAIEGALGALGFAGVGSVRQGKVFDIEVEATDAAKAKTELEAMAAKLLANTVIENYRVEIVD from the coding sequence ATGAAGGCCCGCGTCACCGTCACCCTGAAGAACGGCGTTCTGGACCCCCAGGGTAAGGCAATCGAAGGCGCCCTCGGCGCGTTGGGCTTTGCCGGCGTCGGCAGCGTCCGCCAGGGCAAGGTGTTCGACATCGAGGTCGAAGCGACCGATGCCGCCAAGGCCAAGACCGAGCTCGAAGCCATGGCCGCCAAGCTTCTGGCCAATACGGTCATCGAGAACTATCGTGTGGAGATCGTGGACTGA
- a CDS encoding HpcH/HpaI aldolase family protein — translation MASISLVSVLRSRGSCLTAWLASPEPLIAESAARAGFDCVTLDMQHGLHDPGSIMRGIGAIALGGVPAIVRIPVGDFAMASRALDMGASAIIAPMINSVEDARAFAAATKYQPLGERSWGPVRAMQLAGATDGAAFLRNTNAETLTFAMIETRAALAALDDILAVPGIDAVFIGPSDLSIALSDGADVNPMRPDNQAAAADVLARARRAGKLVGIFAITGEQGRLYRSLGYDFIALGTDGMYFHLGASTMLAEARAG, via the coding sequence ATGGCGTCGATTTCCCTTGTTTCGGTGCTCCGTTCGCGCGGCAGCTGCCTCACCGCGTGGCTGGCCAGTCCGGAGCCGCTGATCGCCGAAAGCGCGGCGCGCGCCGGCTTCGATTGCGTGACCCTCGACATGCAGCATGGCCTGCATGATCCGGGCAGCATCATGAGGGGCATCGGCGCGATCGCCCTGGGCGGCGTCCCCGCGATCGTCCGGATTCCTGTCGGGGATTTCGCCATGGCGAGCCGTGCGCTCGACATGGGCGCCAGCGCCATCATCGCGCCGATGATCAATTCGGTCGAGGATGCGCGCGCCTTCGCGGCGGCGACCAAGTATCAGCCGCTTGGCGAACGGAGCTGGGGCCCTGTGCGCGCCATGCAGCTCGCCGGCGCCACGGACGGCGCCGCCTTCCTGCGCAATACTAATGCCGAGACGCTGACCTTCGCGATGATCGAGACCCGTGCGGCGCTGGCCGCCCTCGACGACATTCTCGCGGTGCCTGGCATCGACGCGGTCTTCATTGGCCCGTCCGATCTCTCGATCGCCCTTTCGGACGGCGCCGACGTCAACCCGATGCGCCCGGACAACCAGGCCGCAGCCGCCGATGTCCTGGCCCGCGCCCGCAGGGCTGGCAAGCTGGTCGGCATCTTCGCCATCACCGGTGAGCAGGGCCGTCTTTACCGGTCGCTCGGCTACGATTTCATCGCGCTGGGCACGGACGGCATGTATTTCCACCTCGGTGCCTCTACAATGCTTGCAGAAGCGCGCGCTGGTTAA